In Carassius gibelio isolate Cgi1373 ecotype wild population from Czech Republic chromosome B20, carGib1.2-hapl.c, whole genome shotgun sequence, the following are encoded in one genomic region:
- the LOC127983960 gene encoding filamin-A-interacting protein 1-like isoform X5, protein MLVDERQLHIEQIDQERQKVLDLSKKLHEREQQLELINSKAKEDSQRIQRLELDLEQKTSKSSQEHEEMTANLAKQESESRQLRLKLASMSRRIEELEEANRTLQKSEEVLQDLRDKISRGECGNSSLMAELENLRKRVLEMEGKDEEITKTEAQCKELKRRLQDEENHSRELKLEVEKLQKRMVDLEKLEGAFNVSKSECAQLHNNLEKERTLTKSLICELETVKNHIKELECSESRLEKAEMGLKDDLTKLKSFTVILMDERKNMAERIKQEEQKSEETNELFKAEQCKVMEVTEKLIEESKKLLKLKSEMEMKVSGLTKEKDDLKSKLASEEEKIKDYSIKLCQMQTKLDKQEEAKWESPRNRDNVEVGYPNEDNKVKELTMEIERLRNRLKQLEVVEGDLLKTEDEYDMLEKKFRTEQDKANALSQLLEEMKTQITKNKAIEKGELVSQEAELRLRCKMEESKTRNLQADVQALKEKIHELMNKEDQLSQLQVDYTVLQQRFIEEEDKKKNMSQEVIKLTKELEATKRYSRALRPSMNGRRIVDVPLTSTAVQTEADMNEHIEDETAAVFIQKSVLEENQVMSKLRQKGLKKPTVLDRYPPAAAELGTRKSWNPWMKKKEAVTISQGVPSTKEVNGTTSRTSPELTMSQKPGQPLHIKVTPDHQSSTAKLEITGPCADDFFSSTTIIPTLGLQKPRITIVPTSMLPKSKTNEGPAERTKSPVTITAISRAKSPEKGKGSYSEHPASPLSIITISATPVSQTSISPEPHEMTMGRAVFKLTPEKQTVPTPIRKYNSNIITTEDNKIHIHLGSPGFKKPQDDRSGLVTVWPNGVSSDSREMPTGTVLRSPRQTSANVGNMIQGKMTSSITITPITSAPSRSTQSVHGTDGQSSRSTATRIPMSKGMKTGKAVLSTTSRSESQSMKIELRKSAVCSSAAGAGGKS, encoded by the coding sequence ATGCTGGTGGATGAAAGGCAGCTTCACATTGAACAGATTGACCAGGAAAGACAGAAGGTCCTGGATCTCAGTAAGAAGCTACACGAACGAGAGCAGCAGTTGGAGCTCATCAACAGCAAAGCTAAAGAAGACAGTCAGAGGATCCAAAGGCTGGAGCTCGACCTAGAACAAAAGACCTCCAAATCTTCACAGGAACATGAGGAGATGACCGCCAACCTGGCCAAGCAGGAGTCTGAAAGTCGACAGCTGCGTCTGAAGCTGGCCAGCATGTCACGCAGGATTGAGGAGCTGGAGGAGGCCAATCGTACGCTGCAGAAGTCTGAAGAGGTCCTTCAGGATCTGCGGGACAAAATAAGCAGAGGGGAGTGCGGGAACTCGAGCCTCATGGCTGAGCTGGAGAACCTTCGGAAGAGAGTTCTAGAAATGGAGGGCAAGGATGAGGAAATCACGAAAACAGAAGCGCAGTGCAAGGAGCTAAAGAGGAGGCTCCAAGATGAGGAGAATCACAGCCGTGAGCTGAAACTAGAGGTTGAAAAACTGCAAAAGAGGATGGTGGACCTGGAGAAACTGGAGGGAGCTTTCAATGTGAGCAAATCTGAATGTGCCCAGCTTCACAACAATCTGGAGAAAGAAAGAACCTTGACAAAGAGCTTGATATGTGAGCTGGAAACAGTTAAAAACCATATCAAAGAACTTGAGTGCTCAGAATCAAGGCTGGAAAAGGCTGAGATGGGTTTAAAGGATGACTTGACCAAACTAAAGTCATTCACGGTGATCCTAATGGACGAGAGGAAGAACATGGCAGAACGAATCAAACAGGAAGAGCAGAAAAGCGAGGAGACTAACGAACTGTTTAAAGCTGAGCAATGCAAAGTCATGGAGGTCACAGAAAAGCTGATTGAGGAAAGTAAGAAGCTTCTTAAACTGAAGTCCGAAATGGAGATGAAAGTGTCTGGTCTTACCAAGGAGAAAGATGACCTGAAATCTAAACTTGCAAGTGAAGAAGAGAAAATAAAGGATTACAGTATAAAGTTATGCCAGATGCAAACTAAATTGGACAAGCAAGAGGAAGCTAAGTGGGAATCTCCAAGAAACAGAGATAATGTAGAAGTTGGGTATCCCAATGAGGACAACAAGGTTAAAGAGCTCACAATGGAAATTGAGAGACTCAGGAACCGACTTAAACAGCTTGAGGTTGTGGAGGGTGATTTGTTGAAGACAGAGGATGAGTATGACATGCTTGAGAAGAAGTTCAGAACCGAGCAAGACAAAGCCAATGCCCTTTCCCAGCTCCTGGAGGAAATGAAGACACAGATCACCAAGAACAAAGCCATAGAAAAAGGAGAGTTGGTAAGCCAAGAAGCTGAGCTGAGACTACGCTGCAAGATGGAGGAGTCCAAAACCAGAAATCTCCAGGCTGATGTCCAAGCTCTAAAGGAGAAGATTCATGAGCTCATGAACAAGGAGGATCAACTATCTCAGCTTCAGGTGGACTACACGGTTCTCCAGCAGCGGTTCATCGAAGAGGaggataaaaagaaaaacatgagtCAAGAAGTTATCAAACTAACCAAAGAGTTAGAAGCTACGAAGCGTTACAGCCGTGCACTTAGACCCAGCATGAATGGAAGGAGGATTGTGGACGTTCCTCTCACTTCCACTGCAGTACAGACCGAGGCAGACATGAACGAACACATCGAAGACGAGACTGCGGCTGTGTTCATCCAGAAGTCTGTTCTAGAGGAAAATCAGGTCATGAGTAAACTGAGGCAGAAAGGTCTCAAGAAGCCGACCGTGTTGGACCGTTACCCGCCGGCGGCTGCAGAGTTGGGGACGAGGAAGTCTTGGAACCCTTGGATGAAGAAGAAAGAAGCGGTTACTATCTCTCAGGGAGTTCCATCAACCAAGGAGGTCAATGGAACAACATCACGGACATCACCAGAACTAACCATGTCTCAGAAACCCGGTCAGCCCCTTCATATTAAAGTGACTCCAGACCATCAGAGCAGCACTGCCAAGTTGGAGATCACCGGTCCATGTGCTGACGACTTCTTCTCCAGTACCACCATCATCCCAACTCTTGGCCTTCAGAAACCACGCATCACAATTGTTCCTACTTCTATGCTGCCAAAGTCAAAAACCAATGAAGGGCCAGCTGAACGGACAAAGTCTCCAGTCACTATAACAGCCATCTCCAGAGCTAAATCTCCAGAGAAGGGTAAGGGCTCTTACTCGGAGCATCCTGCTTCTCCTCTGTCCATCATAACCATTAGCGCAACTCCAGTCTCCCAGACATCCATCTCCCCAGAACCCCATGAGATGACCATGGGCAGGGCCGTGTTCAAGTTGACCCCTGAAAAGCAGACCGTCCCAACGCCCATCCGGAAATACAACTCCAATATTATAACCACAGAGGACAACAAGATCCACATCCACCTGGGGTCACCAGGGTTCAAGAAACCTCAGGATGACAGAAGTGGCTTGGTTACAGTTTGGCCTAATGGAGTAAGTTCAGACAGCAGAGAGATGCCAACGGGGACAGTTCTGCGCTCTCCCAGACAGACTTCAGCTAATGTCGGAAACATGATCCAAGGCAAGATGACCAGCAGCATCACAATAACTCCCATCACCTCGGCCCCATCCAGGTCTACTCAATCTGTG
- the LOC127983960 gene encoding filamin-A-interacting protein 1-like isoform X4: protein MRSRSSDTEGPEDRPLKPLVKIHSTEKERSKQELMKEKSKAREENDSSEEKAVSGMQKPREMQRRAALMDLSKEDLIHLLGVMEGEVQAREDIIHMLQSGRTRPEVLEAHYGSALPVKPLQALQRDSLMTSGDLIRDDVYEIPMIELDRLEEKQRETYRRMLEQLLLAEKCHRRTVTELDSEKRKHVDFMNKSDDFTNLLEQERERLKRLLEQEKAYQARKDKDHSKRLEKVREELVKLKSFALMLVDERQLHIEQIDQERQKVLDLSKKLHEREQQLELINSKAKEDSQRIQRLELDLEQKTSKSSQEHEEMTANLAKQESESRQLRLKLASMSRRIEELEEANRTLQKSEEVLQDLRDKISRGECGNSSLMAELENLRKRVLEMEGKDEEITKTEAQCKELKRRLQDEENHSRELKLEVEKLQKRMVDLEKLEGAFNVSKSECAQLHNNLEKERTLTKSLICELETVKNHIKELECSESRLEKAEMGLKDDLTKLKSFTVILMDERKNMAERIKQEEQKSEETNELFKAEQCKVMEVTEKLIEESKKLLKLKSEMEMKVSGLTKEKDDLKSKLASEEEKIKDYSIKLCQMQTKLDKQEEAKWESPRNRDNVEVGYPNEDNKVKELTMEIERLRNRLKQLEVVEGDLLKTEDEYDMLEKKFRTEQDKANALSQLLEEMKTQITKNKAIEKGELVSQEAELRLRCKMEESKTRNLQADVQALKEKIHELMNKEDQLSQLQVDYTVLQQRFIEEEDKKKNMSQEVIKLTKELEATKRYSRALRPSMNGRRIVDVPLTSTAVQTEADMNEHIEDETAAVFIQKSVLEENQVMSKLRQKGLKKPTVLDRYPPAAAELGTRKSWNPWMKKKEAVTISQGVPSTKEVNGTTSRTSPELTMSQKPGQPLHIKVTPDHQSSTAKLEITGPCADDFFSSTTIIPTLGLQKPRITIVPTSMLPKSKTNEGPAERTKSPVTITAISRAKSPEKGKGSYSEHPASPLSIITISATPVSQTSISPEPHEMTMGRAVFKLTPEKQTVPTPIRKYNSNIITTEDNKIHIHLGSPGFKKPQDDRSGLVTVWPNGVSSDSREMPTGTVLRSPRQTSANVGNMIQGKMTSSITITPITSAPSRSTQSVHGTDGQSSRSTATRIPMSKENVLLQVNREPR, encoded by the exons ATGAGGTCCAGGAGCAGCGATACGGAGGGGCCAGAGGACAGACCACTGAAGCCGCTCGTGAAAATCCACAGCACTGAGAAAGAGAGAAGCAAACAAGAGCTGATGAAGGAGAAAAGCAAAGCTCGGGAGGAAAATGACAGCAGTGAGGAGAAGGCTGTTTCTGGGATGCAAAAGCCACGTGAAATGCAGAGGAGAGCCGCACTGATGGACCTCTCCAAAGAAGATCTCATCCATCTGCTGGGAGTCATGGAGGGAGAAGTCCAG GCCCGTGAAGACATTATCCACATGCTGCAGTCTGGGAGAACACGACCTGAAGTTCTGGAGGCTCATTACGGATCTGCGCTTCCAGTCAAACCTCTTCAAGCTCTGCAGAGAGACAGTCTGATGACCAGCGGAGACTTGATCAGAGACGACGTCTATGAGATCCCGATGATAGAG CTGGACCGTTTGGAGGAGAAGCAGCGTGAGACGTACAGACGGATGTTAGAGCAGCTGCTCTTAGCTGAGAAATGCCACCGACGCACCGTCACCGAACTGGACAGCGAAAAGCGCAAACACGTCGACTTCATGAACAAAAGCGATGATTTCACCAACCTGctggagcaggagagagagag ACTCAAGAGACTGTTGGAGCAAGAGAAGGCATATCAGGCTCGCAAGGACAAGGATCACAGCAAACGTCTTGAGAAAGTTCGGGAGGAGCTGGTAAAGTTGAAATCATTTGCCCTGATGCTGGTGGATGAAAGGCAGCTTCACATTGAACAGATTGACCAGGAAAGACAGAAGGTCCTGGATCTCAGTAAGAAGCTACACGAACGAGAGCAGCAGTTGGAGCTCATCAACAGCAAAGCTAAAGAAGACAGTCAGAGGATCCAAAGGCTGGAGCTCGACCTAGAACAAAAGACCTCCAAATCTTCACAGGAACATGAGGAGATGACCGCCAACCTGGCCAAGCAGGAGTCTGAAAGTCGACAGCTGCGTCTGAAGCTGGCCAGCATGTCACGCAGGATTGAGGAGCTGGAGGAGGCCAATCGTACGCTGCAGAAGTCTGAAGAGGTCCTTCAGGATCTGCGGGACAAAATAAGCAGAGGGGAGTGCGGGAACTCGAGCCTCATGGCTGAGCTGGAGAACCTTCGGAAGAGAGTTCTAGAAATGGAGGGCAAGGATGAGGAAATCACGAAAACAGAAGCGCAGTGCAAGGAGCTAAAGAGGAGGCTCCAAGATGAGGAGAATCACAGCCGTGAGCTGAAACTAGAGGTTGAAAAACTGCAAAAGAGGATGGTGGACCTGGAGAAACTGGAGGGAGCTTTCAATGTGAGCAAATCTGAATGTGCCCAGCTTCACAACAATCTGGAGAAAGAAAGAACCTTGACAAAGAGCTTGATATGTGAGCTGGAAACAGTTAAAAACCATATCAAAGAACTTGAGTGCTCAGAATCAAGGCTGGAAAAGGCTGAGATGGGTTTAAAGGATGACTTGACCAAACTAAAGTCATTCACGGTGATCCTAATGGACGAGAGGAAGAACATGGCAGAACGAATCAAACAGGAAGAGCAGAAAAGCGAGGAGACTAACGAACTGTTTAAAGCTGAGCAATGCAAAGTCATGGAGGTCACAGAAAAGCTGATTGAGGAAAGTAAGAAGCTTCTTAAACTGAAGTCCGAAATGGAGATGAAAGTGTCTGGTCTTACCAAGGAGAAAGATGACCTGAAATCTAAACTTGCAAGTGAAGAAGAGAAAATAAAGGATTACAGTATAAAGTTATGCCAGATGCAAACTAAATTGGACAAGCAAGAGGAAGCTAAGTGGGAATCTCCAAGAAACAGAGATAATGTAGAAGTTGGGTATCCCAATGAGGACAACAAGGTTAAAGAGCTCACAATGGAAATTGAGAGACTCAGGAACCGACTTAAACAGCTTGAGGTTGTGGAGGGTGATTTGTTGAAGACAGAGGATGAGTATGACATGCTTGAGAAGAAGTTCAGAACCGAGCAAGACAAAGCCAATGCCCTTTCCCAGCTCCTGGAGGAAATGAAGACACAGATCACCAAGAACAAAGCCATAGAAAAAGGAGAGTTGGTAAGCCAAGAAGCTGAGCTGAGACTACGCTGCAAGATGGAGGAGTCCAAAACCAGAAATCTCCAGGCTGATGTCCAAGCTCTAAAGGAGAAGATTCATGAGCTCATGAACAAGGAGGATCAACTATCTCAGCTTCAGGTGGACTACACGGTTCTCCAGCAGCGGTTCATCGAAGAGGaggataaaaagaaaaacatgagtCAAGAAGTTATCAAACTAACCAAAGAGTTAGAAGCTACGAAGCGTTACAGCCGTGCACTTAGACCCAGCATGAATGGAAGGAGGATTGTGGACGTTCCTCTCACTTCCACTGCAGTACAGACCGAGGCAGACATGAACGAACACATCGAAGACGAGACTGCGGCTGTGTTCATCCAGAAGTCTGTTCTAGAGGAAAATCAGGTCATGAGTAAACTGAGGCAGAAAGGTCTCAAGAAGCCGACCGTGTTGGACCGTTACCCGCCGGCGGCTGCAGAGTTGGGGACGAGGAAGTCTTGGAACCCTTGGATGAAGAAGAAAGAAGCGGTTACTATCTCTCAGGGAGTTCCATCAACCAAGGAGGTCAATGGAACAACATCACGGACATCACCAGAACTAACCATGTCTCAGAAACCCGGTCAGCCCCTTCATATTAAAGTGACTCCAGACCATCAGAGCAGCACTGCCAAGTTGGAGATCACCGGTCCATGTGCTGACGACTTCTTCTCCAGTACCACCATCATCCCAACTCTTGGCCTTCAGAAACCACGCATCACAATTGTTCCTACTTCTATGCTGCCAAAGTCAAAAACCAATGAAGGGCCAGCTGAACGGACAAAGTCTCCAGTCACTATAACAGCCATCTCCAGAGCTAAATCTCCAGAGAAGGGTAAGGGCTCTTACTCGGAGCATCCTGCTTCTCCTCTGTCCATCATAACCATTAGCGCAACTCCAGTCTCCCAGACATCCATCTCCCCAGAACCCCATGAGATGACCATGGGCAGGGCCGTGTTCAAGTTGACCCCTGAAAAGCAGACCGTCCCAACGCCCATCCGGAAATACAACTCCAATATTATAACCACAGAGGACAACAAGATCCACATCCACCTGGGGTCACCAGGGTTCAAGAAACCTCAGGATGACAGAAGTGGCTTGGTTACAGTTTGGCCTAATGGAGTAAGTTCAGACAGCAGAGAGATGCCAACGGGGACAGTTCTGCGCTCTCCCAGACAGACTTCAGCTAATGTCGGAAACATGATCCAAGGCAAGATGACCAGCAGCATCACAATAACTCCCATCACCTCGGCCCCATCCAGGTCTACTCAATCTGTG